From a region of the Cyprinus carpio isolate SPL01 chromosome A18, ASM1834038v1, whole genome shotgun sequence genome:
- the LOC122148556 gene encoding nebulette-like: protein MKGLMSAITDSPEIKLARENTKNISDVQYRESVGSGTAVTDTPEMERVRRNQHNISDAKYKKAVDPVSVGVTPELERVKQNQQNISTVQYQRSLQEVKGRSCSELDTPEMRRVRKSQDTVSMVAGLRQRLRVHHRINT from the exons ATGAAGGGTCTGATGTCAGCGATCACTGACTCTCCAGAGATCAAACTGGCCCGAGAAAACACCAAGAACATCAGTGAC GTTCAGTACAGGGAGTCTGTCGGATCCGGAACAGCCGTGACTGACACTCCTGAGATGGAGCGCGTGCGCAGGAACCAGCACAACATCAGTGAC GCCAAATATAAGAAAGCAGTCGATCCGGTCAGTGTGGGAGTGACACCAGAGCTGGAGCGGGTCAAACAGAACCAGCAGAACATCAGCACG gtgcaGTACCAGCGCAGTTTGCAGGAGGTCAAAGGTCGCTCCTGCTCAGAGCTGGATACGCCTGAAATGAGGCGTGTGCGGAAATCTCAGGACACTGTTTCCATGGTAGCAGGACTGCGGCAACGCCTGCGTGTACATCACCGCATTAACACGTGA
- the LOC122148554 gene encoding basic proline-rich protein-like yields PPPPPPPPPPPPPPPPPPPPPPPPPPPPPPPPPPPPPPPPPPPPPPPPPPPPPPPPPPPPPPPPPPPPPPPPPPPPPPPPPPPPPPPPPPPPPPPPPPPPPPPPPPPPPPPPPPPPPPPPPPPPPPPPPPPPPPPPPPPPPPPPPPPPPPPPPPPPPPPPPPPPPPPPPPPPPPPPPPPPPPPPPPPPPPPPPPPPPPPPPPPPPPPPPPPPPPPPPPPPPPPPPPPPPPPPPPPPPPPTPPPPPPPPPPPPPPPPPPPPPPPPPPPPPPHPPPPPPPPPPPPPPPPPPPPPPPPPPPPPPPPPPPPPPPPPPPPPPPPPPPPPPPPPPPPPPPPPPPPPPPPPPPPPPPPPPPPPPPPPPPPPPPPPPPPPPPPPPPPPPPPPPPPPPPPPPPPPPLPSPPPPPPPPPPPPPPPPPPPPPPPPPPPPPPPPPPPPPPPPPPPPPPPPPPPPPPPPPPPPPPPPPPPPPPPPPPPPPPPPPPPPPPPPPPPPPPPPPPPPPP; encoded by the coding sequence cccccccccccccccccccccccccccccccccccccccccccccccccccccccccccccccccccccccccccccccccccccccccccccccccccccccccccccccccccccccccccccccccccccccccccccccccccccccccccccccccccccccccccccccccccccccccccccccccccccccccccccccccccccccccccccccccccccccccccccccccccccccccccccccccccccccccccccccccccccccccccccccccccccccccccccccccccccccccccccccccccccccccccccccccccccccccccccccccccccccccccccccccccccccccccccccccccccccccccccccccccccccccccccccccccccccccccccccccccccccccccccccccccccccccccccccccccccccccccccccccccccccccccccccccccccccccccccccccccccccccccccccccccccccccccccccccccccccccccccccccccccccccccccccccccccccccccccccccccccccccccccccccccccccccccccccccccccccccccccccccccccccccccccccccccccccccccccccccccccccccccccccccccccccccccccccccccccccccccccacccccccccccccccccccccccccccccccccccccccccccccccccccccccccccccccccccccccccccccccccccccccccccccacccccccccccccccccccccccccccccccccccccccccccccccccccccccccccccccccccccccccccccccccccccccacccccccccccccccccccccccccccccccccccccccccccccccccccccccccccccccccccccccccccccccccccccccccccccccccccccccccccccccccccccccccccccccccccccccccccccccccccccccccccccccccccccccccccccccccccccccccccccccccccccccccccccccccccccccccccccccccccccccccccccccccccccccccccccccccccccccccccccccccccccccccccccccccccctgccctccccccccccccccccccccccccccccccccccaccccccccccccccccccccccccccccccccccccccccccccccccccccccccccccccccccccccccccccccccccccccccccccccccccccccccccccccccccccccccccccccccccccccccccccccccccccccccccccccccccccccccccccccccccccccccccccccccccccccccccccccccccccccccccccccccccccccccccccccccccccccccccccccccccccccccccccccccc